In a genomic window of Zonotrichia albicollis isolate bZonAlb1 chromosome 7, bZonAlb1.hap1, whole genome shotgun sequence:
- the LOC141729466 gene encoding uncharacterized protein LOC141729466 yields the protein MSPQQGAVCSGQRDGACEPEKTWAVSAPVENGFCTWDGSVREPLAPQGTAATYNVHKRNLRRLLGERFRCHPVGTAVLILLLLVLVLALGVAVAVLAAPQVPVTPATPLLVLGCPHGWVGYKGVCYYFSRDYSTWDQGQERCSELNASLAIAKDEEAMDLLSRLCGNGDFWLGLRRRGERLHWGDGSSYSSRSQVEGSFQAKGISEAVPACSPWVPSGHPSKRKSGFWTLREPSDLLAAEIRNGEGDSSSAGCCSFPLDRRGSSTFHQPLLPQGMKSLRRQGHLRATRSHVREGNAKNLTMVSVTKMRIFSCGSPIPFPTKPSWC from the exons ATGTCTCCGCAGCAAGGTGCTGTTTGTTCTGGGCAGAGAGATGGCGCCTGTGAGCCGGAGAAGA CATGGGCAGTGAGCGCACCTGTGGAGAatggattctgcacctgggatgggagTGTGAGGGAGCccctggctccccagggcacagcagcaaccTACAACGTACACAAAAGGAATCTCAGAAGACTCCTGG gtgaacGGTTCAGGTGCCATCCTGTGGGCACGGCGGTGctgattctgctgctcctggtgctggtgctggctttgggggtggccgtggctgtgctggcag caccacaggttCCAGTCACACCTGCAACTCCTCTGTTGGTTCTgggctgtccccatggctgGGTTGGGTACAAGGGTGTCTGCTACTACTTCTCACGGGATTACAGCACGTGGGATCAGGGTCAGGAACGGTGCTCCGAGCTCAATGCCTCCCTGGCCATTGCCAAGGATGAGGAGGCCATG GATTTGCTCTCCCGCCTCTGTGGGAACGGCGATTTCTGGCTCGGGCTGCGCAGACGGGGCGAGCGCCTGCACTGGGGGGACGGCAGCAGCTACAGCTCCCG CTCTCAGGTAGAAGGATCCTTCCAAGCCAAAGGGATTTCTGAAGCagtcccagcctgcagcccctgggtgcCTTCAGGCCATCCATCCAAAAGGAAAAGTGGCTTCTGGACCCTGAGAGAGCCCAGTGATCTGTTGGCAGCAGAAATCAGGAATGGAGAAGGtgattccagctctgctgggtgctgtTCCTTCCCATTAGACAGGAGAGGATCAAGCACATTCCATCAGCCTTTGCTTCCTCAGGGCATGAAATCCCTGAGGAGACAAGGCCACCTCAGGGCCACCAGATCCCACGTGAGAGAAGGAAATGCTAAAAACCTCACCATGGTCTCAGTCACTAAAATGAGGATCTTTTCTTGTGGGTCCCCAATACCATTtccaacaaagcccagctggTGCTGA